GCTGGTGACCGACACGCAACAGGTTGCCGATGCTGTGCCCGCGGCCGCTGACGACCAGGTAACGAGTTCGATGGATGAGCCCAATACACTCGTGGATGTCGGGAGCATCGGTTCCGAATCGGTGGGGACGAGTCTCGCCCAGGCCCTCGAGATGGTTAGGTTGGGCGGCCCGGTCATGGTCGTACTGGCCGCCGCTTCCGTCGTTGGGCTGACGATCGTCCTCATCAAGCTCTACCAGTTTCGCGCCATGCAGATCGGCGAGCGGCGTTTCGTCAGCGCGGCAATCGCGGAGTGGCGAGCAGGCAGCGTGGACGGCGCTCTCGAGATCCTGGCGGGATCGAGGAGCCCGGTGGCGCGCGTGCTCGAAGTCGCCATTCGAGGCCTGCAACATCCAGGCGTGAGTGCGGACGTCGTCCGAGAGGAGGTCGCCCGGGTGGGCATGGCTCATCTCCAACGCCTGCGAAGCAATCTCCGCGGGCTGGAGGCGATTGCCACGCTAAGCCCGTTGCTAGGGCTGCTCGGCACGGTGCTCGGCATGATCGAGGCATTCCAACAGCTCGAACGCGCCGGAAACGGCGCCAATCCGACCATCCTTTCTGGCGGCATCTGGGAAGCGTTGCTGACCACGGCCGTGGGGATCTCCGTGGCCATCCCCGCCGTGGCCCTGCTGAACTGGCTGGAAGGCCGGGTGGGTCGGCTCGGACATGCGATGGAGGACGCGGCCACTTCCGTGTTCACCGTCGAACTCGCGCCGGAGACCCGGACGGTCGAGGGTGCAAAGAGCCTGACCTCCAGCCGAGCACAGGGTGCAGATTGACGCCAAGCCGTCCCGCCCGATTCGAATCGGGCTCACACCGCTGGTCGACGTGGTGTTCATCCTGCTCGTGTTCTTCATGCTGGCCACGAGCTTCCTCGATTGGAGCGGGATCGCGATCGAGGCGCCTGTCGTCGTCGCAGAACGAGCCGACGAAGAGGCCATCGTGGTTCGGGTTCGCGAGCACGGCGGTTTCCAGCTGCTCGGTGAGGAAGTTGCAAGAGGAGAGCTGACGGAGGCGATCGCTCGACTGCTTGCCGCCGGCCCGGAGCGACGAGTGGCCGTCGTACCCGACCCCGAGGCTCCACTCCAGCAGGTCGTGCACGCCCTGGACGACATCGCCGCGGCGGGCGGAACGAACATCACGCTTGCGCGCAGTCCCGGAGAAGCAAGGTGAGATTCGAGACACCTTCGCGAAGCGAACCTGCCGACGAGAGCATGATCCCGCTCGTGAACGTCGTCTTCCTCCTGCTCATCTTCTTCGTCCTGACGGGAACCCTCACGC
This region of bacterium genomic DNA includes:
- a CDS encoding MotA/TolQ/ExbB proton channel family protein — encoded protein: MDEPNTLVDVGSIGSESVGTSLAQALEMVRLGGPVMVVLAAASVVGLTIVLIKLYQFRAMQIGERRFVSAAIAEWRAGSVDGALEILAGSRSPVARVLEVAIRGLQHPGVSADVVREEVARVGMAHLQRLRSNLRGLEAIATLSPLLGLLGTVLGMIEAFQQLERAGNGANPTILSGGIWEALLTTAVGISVAIPAVALLNWLEGRVGRLGHAMEDAATSVFTVELAPETRTVEGAKSLTSSRAQGAD
- a CDS encoding biopolymer transporter ExbD is translated as MQIDAKPSRPIRIGLTPLVDVVFILLVFFMLATSFLDWSGIAIEAPVVVAERADEEAIVVRVREHGGFQLLGEEVARGELTEAIARLLAAGPERRVAVVPDPEAPLQQVVHALDDIAAAGGTNITLARSPGEAR